One Prinia subflava isolate CZ2003 ecotype Zambia chromosome 8, Cam_Psub_1.2, whole genome shotgun sequence DNA window includes the following coding sequences:
- the LOC134553902 gene encoding immunoglobulin gamma-1 heavy chain-like, with translation MAAGPGPWLLALALAVWPAGLRAQPRLQEAGGGLRAAGDSVTLSCHGSGFPFGYYDVWWYRQAPGGSLEWVSFISTSSSVKQSARAMEGRALVSRDNSRSKSWLALRALGPQDSARYFCAVLVWTNKLIFGPGTTLTVLPNIRNTSVPQVIVMKSKKFEEGGSMGKAACLARNFLTKDISLEMPSKEVVYKQSTSILTSEGLYNAIKVVNVTKDTEVTCTAKFENSTITTQPEEEAEEPGTWASERVCNSTEPSAQDAEGHRVNMLSMAVLGLRVLLAKTIAFNTLMSIKLFLS, from the exons ATggcggcagggccggggccgTGGCTGCTGGCCTTGGCCTTGGCCGTGTGGCCCGCAG GGCTCCGGGCACAGCCGAGGCTGCAGGAGGCCGGCGGAGGGCTGCGAGCGGCCGGGGACTCCGTCACCCTGTCCTGCCACGGGTCCGGATTCCCCTTTGGTTATTATGATGTTTGGTGGTACCGTCAGGCTCCCGGAGGCAGCCTGGAGTGGGTGTCCTTTATCAGCACTTCTTCCTCTGTCAAGCAAAGTGCACGAGCGATGGAGGGTCGAGCCTTGGTGTCCAGAGACAATTCCCGGTCCAAGTCATGGTTGGCCCTGCGGGCCCTGGGCCCCCAGGACTCTGCCCGGTACTTCTGTG ctgtgct TGTGTGGACAAATAAGCTTATATTTGGACCAGGGACGACTCTCACAGTTCTACCAA ACATTCGAAACACTTCTGTCCCTCAAGTCATTGTGATGAAATCCAAGAAATTCGAAGAAGGTGGCAGCATGGGGAAAGCAGCTTGTTTGGCAAGGAACTTCCTTACAAAGGACATCAGCTTGGAGATGCCCTCTAAGGAGGTCGTATATAAACAGAGCACGTCCATTTTGACATCAGAGGGGTTGTACAATGCAATCAAAGTGGTCAATGTGACAAAAGACACAGAGGTGACCTGCACGGCCAAATTTGAAAACAGCACAATAACAACACAGCCAG aagaggaggctgaagaaccaggaacatgggcaaGTGAGAGGGTTTGCAACAGCACAGAGCCCTCAGCACAAG ATGCTGAAGGGCACAGAGTGAACATGCTGTCCATGGCTGTGTTGGGTTTGCGAGTCCTGCTGGCAAAGACCATTGCCTTCAACACCCTCATGAGTATCAAGTTGTTTCTTTCCTGA